Proteins encoded together in one Phyllostomus discolor isolate MPI-MPIP mPhyDis1 chromosome 6, mPhyDis1.pri.v3, whole genome shotgun sequence window:
- the LOC114500630 gene encoding olfactory receptor 51G1 — MTILYNSSLQKATFFLTGFQGLEDLHGWISIPFCSIYLTVIVGNLTILHVIRTDATLHEPMYYFLAMLALTDLGLCFSTLPTVLGIFWFDAREIGIPACFTQLFFIHTLSLVESSILLSMSIDRYIAICNPLRYSTVLTPARIVKMGLSSVLRSALLILPLPFLLKRFQYCRSHVLAHAYCLHLEIMKLACSSIIVNHIYGLFVVACTVGVDSLLIFLSYALILRTVLSIASRQERLRALNTCVSHMCAVLLFYIPMIGLSLVHRFGEHLPHIVHLFMSYVYLLVPPLMNPIVYSIKTKQIRQRIAKKFEFFKH; from the coding sequence ATGACAATTCTTTATAATAGCAGCCTCCAAAAGGCCACTTTCTTCCTGACGGGCTTCCAAGGCCTTGAAGATCTCCATGGCTGGATCTCTATTCCCTTCTGCTCCATCTATTTGACAGTTATTGTAGGAAACCTCACCATTCTCCATGTCATCCGTACTGATGCCACCCTCCATGAACCCATGTACTATTTCTTGGCCATGCTGGCCCTCACAGACTTGGGGCTTTGCTTTTCTACACTACCCACTGTGCTGGGCATCTTCTGGTTTGATGCCAGAGAGATTGGTATTCCTGCCTGCTTCACTCAGCTCTTCTTCATCCATACCTTGTCTCTAGTGGAGTCTTCGAtcttgttgtccatgtccattgaTCGCTACATAGCCATCTGCAACCCCTTGCGTTACTCCACAGTCTTGACACCCGCACGTATTGTCAAGATGGGGCTGAGCTCGGTGCTTAGAAGTGCCCTGCTCATCCTCCCCCTGCCATTCCTCCTGAAGCGCTTCCAGTACTGCCGCTCCCATGTGCTGGCCCATGCCTATTGTCTGCACCTGGAGATCATGAAGCTGGCCTGTTCTAGCATCATTGTCAATCACATTTACGGGCTCTTTGTTGTAGCCTGCACCGTAGGTGTGGACTCACTGCTTATCTTCCTCTCCTATGCCCTTATCCTCCGTACAGTACTAAGCATTGCCTCCCGCCAGGAGCGACTTCGGGCCCTCAACACCTGCGTCTCCCATATGTGTGCGGTTCTACTCTTCTACATCCCCATGATTGGCTTGTCTCTTGTGCATCGCTTTGGTGAACATCTGCCCCACATTGTTCACCTCTTCATGTCTTATGTGTATCTGCTGGTACCGCCTCTCATGAACCCCATTGTCTACAGCATCAAGACCAAGCAAATCCGCCAACGCATTGCTAagaagtttgaattttttaaacactGA
- the LOC114500384 gene encoding olfactory receptor 51A4-like → MQSLIYQQKPLVADKLNHLCHFMLNHTASLKSALQSIHCLGPHCIMSIINTSQVEVTTFFLVGMPGLEYAHIWISIPICSVYVVALLGNCTILFVIKTEPSLHEPMYYFLSMLALSDLGLSLSSLPTMLRVFLFNGPGISANACFAQEFFIHGFTVLESSVLLIMSFDRFLAIHNPLRYSSILSTVRVAKIGIGLSFRSILLVLPFPFTLRRLQYCQKNQLSHSYCLHQDVMKLACSDNKINVIYGFFVALCVMVDFMLIAVSYFLILKTVLGIASQKEQLKALNTCVSHICAVIIFYLAIITLSIVHRFAQHLSPLFKVLMANVLYLVPPLMNPIVYCIKTRQIRVRVLAKLCQKQI, encoded by the exons ATGCAATCCCTCATATATCAGCAGAAGCCTTTGGTGGCAGACAAACTCAATCACCTCTGCCATTTTATGCTTAATCATACAGCCAGTTTGAAAAGTGCTCTCCAAAGTATACACTGTCTG GGCCCTCACTGCATCATGTCTATTATCAACACATCACAGGTTGAAGTCACCACCTTCTTTTTGGTTGGGATGCCAGGGCTGGAATATGCACACATCTGGATCTCCATCCCCATCTGCAGTGTGTATGTTGTTGCTCTTCTGGGAAACTGTACCATCCTTTTTGTCATCAAGACAGAGCCCTCCTTGCATGAGCCCATGTACTATTTCCTGTCCATGTTGGCCCTGTCTGACTTGGGTTTGTCCTTATCCTCTCTGCCCACCATGTTGAGGGTCTTCTTGTTCAATGGTCCTGGAATTTCTGCCAATGCCTGCTTTGCCCAGGAATTCTTCATCCATGGATTCACGGTACTGGAGTCCTCAGTGCTCCTGATCATGTCATTTGACCGCTTTCTAGCCATCCACAACCCCTTGAGATATAGCTCCATTCTCTCTACTGTCAGAGTTGCCAAAATAGGAATAGGATTGTCCTTTAGGAGCATCCTCCtggttcttcccttccccttcactTTGAGAAGGTTGCAATATTGCCAGAAAAACCAATTATCCCATTCTTACTGTCTCCACCAAGATGTTATGAAGTTGGCCTGCTCTGACAACAAAATTAATGTCATCTATGGTTTTTTTGTGGCGCTTTGTGTTATGGTAGACTTTATGCTCATTGCTGTCTCTTACTTCCTGATCCTCAAGACTGTGCTGGGAATTGCATCCCAGAAGGAGCAGCTCAAGGCCCTCAATACTTGTGTTTCACACATCTGTGCAGTGATCATCTTCTATCTGGCCATCATCACTCTTTCCATTGTCCATCGCTTTGCCCAGCATTTGTCTCCTCTCTTCAAAGTTCTCATGGCAAATGTTCTTTACCTTGTGCCTCCACTGATGAACCCAATTGTGTACTGCATAAAAACTAGACAGATTAGGGTAAGAGTTCTAGCAAAATTATGCCAGAAGCAGATATAA